One Manihot esculenta cultivar AM560-2 chromosome 18, M.esculenta_v8, whole genome shotgun sequence genomic window carries:
- the LOC110606803 gene encoding lysine-specific histone demethylase 1 homolog 3 produces MGGEEKKSGARGRSKAIEIGLDSDDDEPIGSLFKLKRHRNPKKVKAVPDKVEAREEKLVAEDDDSGGMDDTLASFRKRLKGPKKDIRSVSVRPLEDNADKGCSGDDLLGLVVNKGVTEPKNKEKMKKTKIDSKRERTGSDAEAYGTETFGSRVEDQKDEGYLPSEGSSHSLDEKLEDSLSTIFHKMQSGSIQKSYMNSCSKQKSKVQNVEGALNRSSECISEFSKPMAATIPRTASTSNLLCIDLKAEDGCIVVTHLSPSDFVSEQSKTMKQNRLDNGFCQSSNCIKGSSDENTESSCKRHARSVEINAPPSVFHCSGDQDNIMPDPGLSNVKAELMVDPCTLNRLHDENCSIYGQVVSLDTQSLKNGLKLCSIGKANTLVYDVVKVPTRAVSVQFEAIDRFSEHKSNKDLRDSWNRQSKDVSPVCISNGENHILFQTEISPPSVVDEISHKSCRSSSNRIHEPDYEGIFYGSLRIVSNSSPNHVGMDIADKTDTGLDFDQRPKASLHAKPHLIDSIISSSKIEETFSECDGPNGYGEKSYSDLVASKRANVATSDGKLPSITAVSGEVQKTACSFQMNDQANSECLAHPNQSSISIQKHSPILHLIIPSEDATKGNCIPNHDYLSINEETSGASSLSITPEENESYPEDAASILDSEVKDRKLSSVQRGARKAKMHRLGDMAYEGDPDWEILINDRRYQETDQFVDGDRSFRMREKSDSSSVSVTEAESGAAAAVLVGLKAHAAGPVEKIKFKEVLKHKGGLQEYLECRNQILGIWSKDVSCILPLDDCGVPDTPSEEESSRDSLIREIYAFLDQSGYINIGIASKKEKKAEPRVKHNYRFVEKNFEVNPGTSVADLEDGVSYILGQFKNSETSLEANNRCTNDNENPMSKAEKSWELVPQANVEVSNLTEFREHPVGDIQQNGTTNTKLANGFANLDDVSCDPFCAMLDSRIGITNPELRNDLQSVHSSSCHDTGRSHNFQGDSEDRKKIIVVGAGPAGLTAARHLQRQGFSVTLLEARNRIGGRVYTDHSSLSVPVDLGASIITGVEADVATERRPDPSSLICAQLGLKLTVLNSDCPLYDIVTREKVPTDLDEALEAEYNSLLDDMVLLIAQKGEHAMKMSLEDGLEYALRSRRMAQPGTITDETELQKAMDNLYVSKTCSFDGGVPEKSCSREDILSPLERRVMDWHFAHLEYGCAALLKEVSLPYWNQDDVYGGFGGAHCMIKEGYSNVVESLSKGLCIQLNHVVTDISYSTKEIRLNENHHHKVKVSASNGSEFFGDAVLITVPLGCLKAETINFNPPLPQCKLSSIQRLGFGVLNKVVLEFPEVFWDDSVDYFGATAEETDQRGHCFMFWNVRKTVGAPVLIALVVGKAAVDGQNMSSSDHVSHALMVLRKLFGEIGVPDPVASVVTDWGRDPFSYGAYSYVAIGSSGEDYDILGRPVENCLFFAGEATCKEHPDTVGGAMMSGLRKAVRIIDILNTGNDFTAEVEAMEAAQRHSECERDEVRDITKRLEAVELSNVLYKNSLDGAQILTREALLRDMFFSAKTTAGRLHLAKKLLNLPVETLKSFAGTRKGLTTLNSWILDSMGKDGTQLLRHCARLLVLVSTDLLAVRLSGIGKTVKEKVCVHTSRDIRAIASQLVSVWLEVFRREKATNGGLKLLRQATAVDSLKRKSVNNLASGKPPLRTHHGGLETGGSLEVPQSSGSHLPSNANMKKVNGKLVKVETLKESSSRASLGRQDADVQEESNYAMSEEELASLAAAEAAHAAACAAAEAYASTEAKCNTVLQLPKIPSFHKFARREQYAQMEDVDLRKRWAAGIQGRQDCISEIDSRNCRVRDWSVDFSATCVNLSSSRISVDNLSQRSHSNEIACHMNFRELSGESAAADSSLFTRAWVDTAGNEGIKDYHAIERWQSQAAAADSELFCPDMHIKDKEDSNTSSKPLTWKNDGRANESSISQVTSNKEPRKGNLGGADRLKQAVVDFVASLLMPVYKARKIDREGYKSIMKKTATKVMEQATDREKQMAVSEFLDFKRKNKIRAFVDKLIERHMAMKPAVKS; encoded by the exons AAACTTTTGGATCTCGGGTAGAAGATCAGAAGGACGAAGGTTATTTGCCTAGTGAGGGTTCAAGTCATTCTTTGGATGAGAAGTTGGAAGACTCATTATCAACTATTTTTCATAAGATGCAATCTGGTTCAATACAGAAGTCTTACATGAATTCATGTTCAAAACAAAAAAGCAAGGTTCAGAATGTGGAGGGTGCATTGAACCGGTCATCTGAATGTATTTCAGAGTTCTCCAAGCCCATGGCTGCAACGATACCTAGAACCGCTTCCACCTCAAACTTACTCTGCATAGATCTGAAAGCAGAAGATGGTTGCATTGTAGTtactcatttgagtccatcagATTTTGTCTCTGAACAGAGTAAGACAATGAAACAAAACAGACTTGATAATGGTTTTTGTCAATCTTCTAATTGTATAAAAGGGAGTTCTGATGAAAATACGGAGTCCAGTTGCAAAAGACATGCTAGGTCTGTAGAAATTAATGCCCCACCTTCAGTATTTCACTGTAGTGGGGATCAAGATAATATAATGCCAGATCCTGGTCTCTCAAATGTTAAAGCAGAACTTATGGTGGATCCTTGTACTTTAAATAGACTTCATGATGAAAATTGTTCAATTTATGGTCAAGTGGTTAGCTTGGACACTCAGTCTTTGAAAAATGGTTTAAAGCTTTGTTCTATTGGAAAGGCAAACACTTTGGTCTATGATGTTGTGAAAGTGCCTACTCGTGCTGTATCAGTGCAGTTTGAAGCCATTGATCGGTTCAGTGAGCACAAGTCCAACAAAGATTTAAGAGATTCATGGAATCGACAATCTAAGGATGTTTCACCTGTATGCATTTCAAATGGAGAAAACCACATTTTGTTTCAAACAGAAATATCACCACCTTCTGTGGTTGATGAGATATCACACAAGTCATGTCGAAGTTCATCTAACAGGATTCATGAGCCAGATTATGAAGGAATTTTTTATGGTTCCTTGAGAATTGTTTCTAACTCTTCTCCAAATCATGTGGGGATGGATATAGCTGATAAAACTGACACTGGACTTGATTTTGATCAGCGCCCAAAAGCTTCCTTGCATGCTAAACCTCACTTGATTGACTCTATTATTTCTTCATCAAAGATTGAAGAAACTTTCAGCGAGTGCGATGGTCCGAATGGTTATGGTGAGAAGTCATATTCTGATTTAGTTGCTTCCAAAAGGGCAAATGTTGCAACATCTGATGGCAAGTTACCGTCAATCACTGCAGTGTCTGGTGAAGTACAGAAAACTGCATGTAGTTTCCAGATGAATGACCAAGCAAACTCAGAATGTCTCGCTCATCCAAATCAATCCTCCATCTCCATTCAAAAGCACAGCCCTATTTTGCATCTAATTATACCTTCAGAGGATGCCACGAAAGGGAACTGTATTCCCAATCATGATTATCTTTCCATCAATGAGGAGACTAGTGGAGCCTCTTCTCTGTCTATAACTCCAGAGGAAAATGAAAGTTATCCAGAAGACGCAGCATCCATTCTTGACTCTGAGGTCAAAGATAGGAAGTTATCATCTGTTCAGCGTGGTGCACGGAAGGCCAAAATGCATAGACTTGGGGACATGGCTTATGAAGGGGATCCTGATTGGGAAATCTTGATAAATGATCGACGTTATCAGGAGACTGACCAGTTTGTGGATGGTGATAGATCTTTTAGAATGAGAGAGAAATCTGATTCCTCTTCAGTTAGTGTTACAGAGGCTGAAAGTGGTGCTGCAGCAGCAGTTTTAGTTGGATTGAAAGCCCATGCTGCTGGTCCAGTTGAGAAGATAAAATTTAAGGAGGTCTTAAAACACAAAGGTGGGCTTCAAGAATATTTGGAATGCAG GAATCAGATCTTAGGTATCTGGAGTAAAGATGTCAGCTGTATTTTGCCTCTTGATGACTGTGGTGTCCCAGACACTCCATCTGAGGAGGAATCATCTCGCGATTCTCTAATTAGGGAAATCTATGCATTTCTCGATCAGAGT GGCTATATAAATATTGGAATTGCTTccaagaaggagaagaaagcaGAACCTAGGGTGAAGCATAATTATAGATTTGTTGAAAAAAATTTTGAGGTAAATCCTGGGACTTCAGTTGCAGATTTGGAGGATGGTGTCTCTTATATCCTTGGTCAATTTAAAAATTCTGAAACTTCCTTGGAGGCAAATAATAGATGTACAAATGATAATGAAAACCCTATGTCAAAAGCTGAAAAAAGTTGGGAGCTTGTTCCTCAAGCCAATGTGGAAGTATCCAACTTAACAGAATTTCGAGAACACCCAGTTGGTGATATTCAGCAAAATGGTACAACCAATACGAAATTAGCCAATGGATTTGCCAACTTGGATGATGTGAGTTGTGATCCATTTTGTGCGATGCTGGACAGCAGGATTGGTATCACAAATCCAGAGCTAAGGAATGACTTGCAGAGTGTTCACTCTTCCTCCTGTCATGATACTGGGAGAAGCCATAATTTTCAGGGTGATTCTGAAGACAGAAAGAAAATCATTGTAGTAGGAGCTGGTCCTGCTGGCTTAACTGCTGCTCGCCACTTGCAACGTCAGGGTTTTTCTGTGACTTTGCTTGAGGCTAGGAATAGGATAGGGGGCCGTGTTTATACAGATCACTCATCTCTTTCAGTTCCTGTAGATCTTGGAGCTAGCATTATCACTGGTGTTGAGGCTGATGTAGCTACTGAAAGAAGACCGGACCCTTCCTCATTGATTTGTGCCCAGTTAGGCCTTAAGTTGACAGTCCTGAATAGTGATTGCCCTCTTTATGATATTGTGACCAGAGAAAAAGTTCCAACCGATCTGGATGAAGCATTGGAAGCAGAGTACAACAGCCTTCTTGATGACATGGTATTACTTATTGCACAGAAGGGGGAACATGCAATGAAAATGTCTCTTGAGGATGGTTTAGAATATGCCCTTAGGAGTCGACGTATGGCCCAACCAGGAACAATTACTGATGAAACTGAATTGCAAAAAGCAATGGACAATTTATATGTTTCAAAAACTTGTAGTTTTGATGGTGGAGTTCCTGAAAAAAGTTGTTCTAGAGAGGATATTTTGAGTCCGCTTGAGAGGAGAGTCATGGATTGGCATTTTGCCCATTTGGAGTATGGTTGTGCTGCTTTATTGAAGGAAGTATCTCTTCCCTACTGGAATCAAGATGACGTATATGGTGGATTTGGAGGAGCTCATTGTATGATTAAAGAGGGTTACAGTAATGTTGTTGAGTCTCTTAGCAAAGGGCTATGCATTCAGTTGAACCATGTGGTCACTGATATTTCTTATAGCACAAAGGAAATTAGATTAAACGAAAATCATCATCACAAAGTTAAAGTTTCTGCATCAAATGGTAGTGAGTTTTTTGGAGATGCTGTTTTGATCACAGTGCCACTTGGGTGTTTGAAAGCAGAAACCATAAACTTTAACCCTCCATTGCCCCAATGTAAACTCTCTTCCATCCAGCGACTTGGTTTTGGAGTTCTTAATAAAGTAGTATTGGAATTTCCAGAGGTATTTTGGGATGATTCTGTGGATTACTTTGGAGCTACTGCTGAGGAGACTGATCAGAGGGGCCATTGCTTTATGTTCTGGAATGTCAGGAAAACTGTTGGAGCTCCTGTTCTTATAGCGTTAGTGGTTGGTAAAGCAGCTGTAGATGGGCAAAATATGAGCTCATCAGATCATGTAAGCCATGCATTAATGGTTCTTCGTAAGCTTTTTGGGGAGATTGGAGTACCTGATCCAGTTGCATCAGTAGTGACTGATTGGGGTAGGGATCCATTCAGCTATGGTGCTTACTCCTATGTTGCAATTGGATCATCTGGGGAAGACTATGATATATTGGGCAGGCCTGTTGAGAACTGTTTATTTTTTGCTGGTGAAGCTACCTGCAAGGAGCATCCTGACACTGTTGGTGGTGCTATGATGAGTGGGCTTCGGAAGGCAGTGCGAATAATTGACATTCTAAATACTGGAAATGATTTTACTGCAGAAGTAGAGGCAATGGAAGCTGCTCAGAGACACTCAGAATGTGAAAGGGATGAAGTTAGGGACATAACAAAGAGACTTGAGGCAGTTGAGCTTTCAAATGTCCTGTACAAGAATTCTTTGGATGGAGCCCAAATTTTAACCAGGGAAGCATTGTTACGAGATATGTTCTTTAGTGCAAAAACTACTGCAGGACGATTGCATCTGGCCAAGAAGTTGTTGAATCTTCCTGTTGAGACCTTGAAGTCCTTTGCTGGAACCAGAAAAGGGCTTACCACACTTAATTCATGGATTCTG GATTCAATGGGGAAGGATGGAACTCAACTCTTGCGTCACTGTGCTCGTCTTCTTGTGCTTGTTTCAACTGATTTACTTGCAGTGCGTTTGTCAG GCATAGGAAAAActgtgaaagaaaaagtttgtgTGCATACTAGCCGTGACATACGTGCCATAGCAAGTCAGTTGGTTAGCGTGTGGCTTGAAGTCTTCCGCAGAGAAAAAGCTACAAATGGTGGGCTAAAACTGTTGAGGCAAGCAACTGCAGTTGATTCTTTAAAGAGAAAATCTGTGAACAATCTAGCCTCAGGGAAGCCGCCCCTGCGCACTCATCATGGTGGTTTGGAGACAGGAGGTAGCTTAGAAGTTCCCCAATCCAGTGGAAGCCATTTACCTTCGAATGCAAATATGAAGAAAGTGAATGGAAAACTGGTCAAGGTAGAAACCTTAAAGGAATCATCATCCCGTGCTTCCCTAGGCAGACAGGACGCTGACGTACAGGAGGAAAGCAACTATGCTATGTCTGAAGAAGAACTGGCTTCCTTAGCTGCAGCTGAGGCAGCCCATGCTGCTGCTTGTGCAGCTGCTGAG GCATATGCATCAACAGAAGCCAAGTGCAACACAGTTTTGCAGCTCCCAAAGATACCCTCATTTCACAAATTTGCAAGGCGGGAACAGTATGCACAAATGGAGGATGTTGATCTTAGAAAAAGGTGGGCTGCTGGTATCCAGGGAAGACAAGATTGTATTTCAGAAATAGACTCGAGGAACTGTAGGGTCAGAGACTGGTCTGTTGATTTCTCTGCGACTTGTGTTAACCTTAGTAGTTCAAGGATATCAGTTGATAACTTATCTCAGCGGAGCCATTCAAATGAGATTGCATGTCATATGAACTTCAGAGAGCTGTCTGGAGAAAGTGCAGCTGCAGACAGCAGTCTTTTTACTAGAGCATGGGTTGATACTGCTGGTAACGAGGGGATAAAGGACTATCATGCCATTGAGAGATGGCAATCTCAAGCAGCTGCTGCTGATTCTGAACTTTTCTGCCCAGATATGCATATAAAGGACAAAGAGGATTCAAACACAAGTTCAAAACCACTGACCTGGAAGAATGATGGCCGAGCAAATGAGAGCTCAATATCACAGGTTACGTCAAACAAGGAACCACGAAAAGGTAATCTCGGAGGTGCAGATCGTCTTAAGCAGGCTGTTGTAGATTTTGTTGCATCACTGCTGATGCCTGTTTATAAGGCAAGGAAAATTGATAGAGAAGGATACAAATCAATAATGAAGAAAACTGCAACCAAG GTCATGGAACAGGCTACTGACAGAGAAAAACAAATGGCTGTTTCTGAGTTTCTTGATTTCAAACGCAAGAATAAG ATTCGTGCATTTGTGGATAAATTGATTGAGAGGCACATGGCAATGAAGCCAGCTGTGAAGTCTTGA